From the Xiphophorus couchianus chromosome 11, X_couchianus-1.0, whole genome shotgun sequence genome, the window TCAGTCCTGCTATCTATAACTCCATCCCTTTCACATGCTCCGTTAATAACAATACATCATGTGCCAAGTCATGGGGCTGACCCATAAACCATTGGCAACTCACACTGGTATTAACAGATACTAAATTTACCTGACATTGGACAAGGTGGATGAGTTAACATGAAAACTAAAGTtgtgaaaagagagagagtgtgtgtgggcgtgtgtgtgtgtgtgtgtggtgcatGTGCGCGCTCAGTACACCCGTCAATATTGGCTTTGCGCAACCAAGGTGTGCACTGGTTCTCAGTACAGATATtcaaagagaaaatcaaaatcCAGTCCAAAGAGAAGATTTGGTGTTGAGTTTGATTACCCATGTAGACTGCCCAGTAACTTGATTTATGGCACATTCATGAGgcttaaataagaaataatactTCACTACACATGCATGGATGCCAATTGAACCCTTACGTCACCTTCCTTGAGGCGTTTCTAACACACCTCTGTCATTTGGGTCACAAGGGGGGAAACACCATTTGAGCGATCCCTACACTACGACGTGGTCCATTGTCGTTTGCAAACGTGTCAGAACTACGTTGGAAGCAAGAGTCTCAGCAGAGGACTGGCGCAGATCAGTTGGGTCTTATCGATGTCGCAGTGCAGCGTGGGATGACTCGCTTTTTAGTTGGGCTGGGACAGCCCCAGTGCCGTTGTGAGGGCAGCCGCAAGGAGGGCAGAGCTGACCAACAGCGCGGCACCTCCTGAGTGGTACACCAGCCGGCCGTTGAGGGGTTGAACTGGCCTGAAGTTGTTCACCATCGACTTGCTGTCGTGGAACTGGACCATGGAGAAAGCTTTCATCTGCAAGAGAAGATTGATGCAAATGTAGAGCTGCAGATTGGGGAAAAAGACTCAAAAGTGTTTGTTAAGATATAATTTCTTATTCTAACCTGGTCCATGCTCAGAGGGATAGGGGTTTCGAACACAGTCCAGACCACAGACTCGGAACACGGCGGGGTGGTCAGGGAACCCTGGTAGCGGTAGTAGGAAGTCAGTTTCCGCTCAGGAGGGATCAGCTGTGCCAGGGAAATGGAGGGCAGAGAGAAGCTCacatctgaaaacacaaacaccaccATGTTAGCCGCACGGCTTTGCGCAACCAAGGTTTGGAATTACATGCAGAAACTTTCAACTCCTACTTTTTGATGCGACACTTTGCACCCCCTTTATGATGGTGTCATACATTCGGTTTGGACTCTTGGATACCttaacacaaacagaaagacaCGTGACAAGTGTCTtactgttataaaaaaaatgtgagcaAACTATAAATAAGGGTTAAGAAAAAGTACCTCATAGAAAAACCCAAGAACTGCAACCCCTTCTGGATCTCTCAGGGCTGTTGCCAGGTCAGCATACTTGTTCTTCATGTGAACGATGTGCAACTGAAAAAGGAAGTTTACTGCTGTCAATGTAAAGTTCATAGTTCAGCTGATGTCCAAGGTAGGATTTTATACATATATGTGGTGGTCGTTTACCTCCATGGGGTACTGCTCCCCGTCGATGGTGTGTTCAGAGCCGGGCCCGCCATCTTTGCCCCAGTGCATGTGTAACTGCACAGCCTTGTATGTGGTCGACAAGTCTCCGCCCGAGATGGCGCTGATTATAGGAATATTAACCTGAACTGGAGTAGACACAGTGTGAGCACAAACACCTTCAAAGCTTTCAAAGGTCTCTTGATGTTGCGCTCACCCGAGTGGCCGGTGTTGGTCATAACAGTTTTGAAGGTGTGCTGGTAGTTTTTGAACTCAAGCGGGGTCAGACGCTCCTCTCTCACTGCCTTCCTGGTGACGATGTTGACGGGTGACTGGGATTTTCCTCCACAGTCCTCGTTGCCGACGGTCCACTTCTCTGGTACTGAAACATGAGGAATACCAGTGATGACTTATTGCTGTAGAGATGTTTGAGGAGATGACGATCAATTTTCAATCTGCATTTGTTCCAGGACCATCAGATTAGGAGTACCACCGGGATGATCAACTAGTCCTTTGTTCTTCTGTGCATTTCATTAAGCAATaaatttgtttgacttttgtaATGATGATCATGTGGAtccatttttcttatttcattaaTATGCTCATAACAGGGCAAAAGTCAGTtccaaaaaatttaaacattcatAGAGGACAGATTGATATAAGCAGGAAATCATTTTTATGGTTTAGATTTAGgctataataattttaatactgctttttttatgttaatcaTCCATATTAAAGGTTAATTAtaggctttttttgttgttttccttagCTTTTGATATTATTGTAACCATGTTAGAGTCAGAATCTTGCCAAATTATCTTAACATGACAAGAATAGTCTGAAGAAATTCaatggaataataaaaatgacttcagttttaacatttgtttaaacctactgtttaaaaacatgtttcaatactttatttacaaatgtcTGATAGATATGAGGGTCTGTGTACTTTTTTTGCCTGATATATACAACTCCTAACCAAATTCTAAACATGTTAAACAGTTAAACAGTCATAATTTTACCTTAACTTCTGAAAAAAACTCACCGCTGCACGGATGATCGCAGGTTGACTGGCTGTGGTAGCACCAGCCTGAAACAAAATCAGTcgtttatttacaaaatgtttgcatttattttttcgCTGTGAACAATGCAAGCCATCTGCATGTCAGTCCCGTTCACCTCTGACTGACATCAATAAGCTGCAGCTTTCTGTCAGAGctgaaaagaaagtttttttatgttggcGTGTTGCCTGGCAGAAGTCCAAGAAGATTTTATGCACATAAAAAACTATCGCCTCATATAACCGgtttattttgctttgcttCTGCAAACAGGGTATTGTCCTTGTGGATGTATGCTCCTGTTATTTATACTGTAAAGAAAGTTTCCTAATTACCAGGAATTGTGATCCTATTCAATAAACAGTTGTCGCTTTATCTTTCAGCCTTATCAGAGAGCTCCACCCCAAACTATTTATTAGTAATTTGCTACTAGTTTGCATGTTTCCTCCTTTGCTCTGAGAAAAATATGTgagaaatcaaatatttataaaaatataatattagaCTGAAGAATAATGGGGAGGGTCTCCTTCTTGGAGCAAACTAGGACTTCAATGCTTGGTTCCTCTGTCATCCTGattagttttgtttctgctaaaatgttgaaaatatgcaaaacctcagggtcaaatatttttagaggaaaaatCTACCACATAACATTAGAAGATGCTCA encodes:
- the ca4a gene encoding carbonic anhydrase 4a isoform X2, whose protein sequence is MRSHRRESNHCVAFSRLSQRRSNMQQLMMIPVLLASFCTVCAGAGGWCYHSQSTCDHPCSVPEKWTVGNEDCGGKSQSPVNIVTRKAVREERLTPLEFKNYQHTFKTVMTNTGHSVQVNIPIISAISGGDLSTTYKAVQLHMHWGKDGGPGSEHTIDGEQYPMELHIVHMKNKYADLATALRDPEGVAVLGFFYEVSKSPNRMYDTIIKGVQSVASKNVSFSLPSISLAQLIPPERKLTSYYRYQGSLTTPPCSESVVWTVFETPIPLSMDQMKAFSMVQFHDSKSMVNNFRPVQPLNGRLVYHSGGAALLVSSALLAAALTTALGLSQPN
- the ca4a gene encoding carbonic anhydrase 4a isoform X1, with protein sequence MIKNVNTRRMIDRSSDKITRNLPGTAAPAPSVTLDKALQSAANIHTLLRPELTASRVGEQERGPCTPPTPSPLPSATKSPGWCYHSQSTCDHPCSVPEKWTVGNEDCGGKSQSPVNIVTRKAVREERLTPLEFKNYQHTFKTVMTNTGHSVQVNIPIISAISGGDLSTTYKAVQLHMHWGKDGGPGSEHTIDGEQYPMELHIVHMKNKYADLATALRDPEGVAVLGFFYEVSKSPNRMYDTIIKGVQSVASKNVSFSLPSISLAQLIPPERKLTSYYRYQGSLTTPPCSESVVWTVFETPIPLSMDQMKAFSMVQFHDSKSMVNNFRPVQPLNGRLVYHSGGAALLVSSALLAAALTTALGLSQPN